Proteins from one Paraburkholderia sp. BL10I2N1 genomic window:
- a CDS encoding protease modulator HflC codes for MNRIVALVVAIVVVLFAASSMLYVVDQRHMAVVSAHGDTAPVLVGPGLHFKLPPPLQTATLVDTRIQSFDAPDADRYVTSDKIDVLVNPVIRYRVADPLKLFAETKGDTQGLPDRLASLSRSALGDAFAKFALPDALAKQQDIAAAARMDMQKNTAALGVDVVAIQLTRVDFPAAMAESVFKRMIAAREQVASQERAQGAAEADQIKADAARQQEGLIADAYREAQTIKGEGDGKAASIAAEAFGRDPQFYEFYQSMQAYRNSFKANDVIVVDSSSEFFRFMRSPTGGNPPDAAATPRKR; via the coding sequence ATGAATCGAATCGTTGCGCTCGTTGTTGCAATTGTGGTCGTGCTGTTTGCGGCCTCGTCGATGCTTTATGTCGTCGATCAGCGACATATGGCTGTGGTCTCCGCTCATGGTGACACCGCGCCCGTTCTGGTGGGTCCCGGGCTGCATTTCAAGCTGCCACCTCCATTGCAGACGGCCACGCTCGTCGACACCCGGATCCAGTCGTTCGACGCGCCGGATGCCGATCGCTACGTGACGTCGGACAAGATCGACGTGCTGGTGAATCCGGTCATCCGCTATCGCGTCGCCGATCCGCTGAAGCTGTTCGCTGAGACGAAGGGCGATACCCAGGGCCTGCCTGACCGGCTGGCCTCGCTGTCGCGTAGCGCGCTCGGCGACGCCTTTGCGAAGTTCGCACTTCCCGACGCGCTCGCGAAGCAGCAGGACATCGCAGCAGCGGCGCGTATGGACATGCAGAAAAACACGGCTGCGCTCGGCGTCGATGTGGTCGCCATCCAGCTGACGCGGGTCGACTTTCCCGCGGCGATGGCCGAATCGGTCTTCAAGCGGATGATCGCGGCACGTGAGCAGGTGGCGAGTCAGGAGCGGGCGCAGGGTGCGGCCGAAGCCGATCAGATCAAGGCGGACGCCGCCCGGCAGCAGGAGGGTCTCATCGCGGACGCCTACCGGGAAGCGCAGACGATCAAGGGGGAGGGCGATGGCAAGGCCGCGTCGATTGCAGCCGAGGCGTTCGGCCGCGATCCGCAGTTTTATGAGTTCTATCAGAGCATGCAGGCCTACCGGAACAGCTTCAAGGCGAACGACGTGATCGTGGTCGATTCCAGCAGCGAGTTCTTCCGCTTCATGCGTAGTCCGACTGGCGGCAATCCGCCGGACGCCGCCGCGACCCCGCGCAAACGCTGA
- a CDS encoding DUF2065 domain-containing protein — translation MDIAGSLLLAIALMLIIEGMFPFVFPSAWRDTFRRIAERPPHHIRIGGLIVMVLGLILLLIAT, via the coding sequence ATGGATATAGCTGGTTCGTTACTGCTCGCGATCGCACTGATGCTGATCATCGAGGGGATGTTCCCCTTCGTTTTTCCGAGCGCCTGGCGCGACACGTTTCGTAGAATAGCGGAGCGGCCGCCGCACCACATCCGGATCGGCGGTCTGATCGTGATGGTGCTCGGCCTCATTCTGCTGCTGATTGCAACCTGA
- a CDS encoding adenylosuccinate synthase encodes MSASAVNVNPGRNVVVVGTQWGDEGKGKIVDWLTDHAQGVVRFQGGHNAGHTLIIGGKKTILRLIPSGIMHPGVACYIGNGVVLSPEALFKEIGELEAAGVDVQKRLFISEATTLILPYHIAIDQAREARRGASKIGTTGRGIGPAYEDKVARRGLRVQDLFEPAAFAERLRENLDFHNFVLTGYLGAAAVDFQQTLDMMLSYADRLKPMVTDVSRRLYDENHAGHNLLFEGAQGTLLDIDHGTYPFVTSSNCVAGAATAGAGVGPQKLNYILGITKAYCTRVGSGPFPSELYDADNASRQEQIGLTLATVGKEFGSVTGRPRRTGWLDAAALRRSIQINGVSGLCMTKLDVLDGVDEVKLCVGYRIDGKEADILPRGASEVARCEPVYETFGGWKESTVGIKEWDKLPANARAYLTRVQEVAGVPIDMVSTGPDRDETILLRHPFKV; translated from the coding sequence ATGTCTGCCAGCGCAGTGAATGTGAACCCCGGGCGTAACGTCGTCGTCGTGGGGACCCAGTGGGGTGATGAGGGCAAGGGCAAGATCGTCGACTGGCTGACGGACCACGCTCAAGGCGTCGTTCGCTTCCAGGGTGGTCACAATGCCGGTCATACGCTCATCATCGGCGGCAAGAAAACCATCTTGCGTCTGATTCCGTCGGGCATCATGCATCCCGGCGTCGCGTGCTACATCGGTAATGGCGTCGTGTTGTCGCCGGAAGCGCTGTTCAAGGAAATCGGCGAACTCGAAGCCGCTGGCGTCGACGTTCAGAAGCGCCTCTTCATTTCCGAAGCCACCACCCTGATTCTTCCGTACCACATTGCGATCGACCAGGCGCGCGAAGCACGTCGCGGCGCTAGCAAGATCGGCACGACTGGTCGCGGTATCGGCCCGGCGTATGAAGACAAGGTGGCGCGCCGTGGTCTGCGCGTGCAGGACCTGTTCGAGCCGGCAGCGTTCGCGGAGCGTCTGCGGGAAAATCTCGACTTTCACAATTTTGTGCTGACCGGCTATCTCGGCGCTGCAGCCGTCGATTTCCAGCAGACACTCGACATGATGTTGAGTTACGCGGACCGTCTGAAGCCGATGGTCACGGACGTCTCGCGTCGTCTCTACGACGAGAACCACGCCGGTCACAACCTGCTGTTCGAAGGTGCGCAGGGCACGCTGCTCGACATCGATCACGGCACCTATCCGTTCGTGACCTCCAGCAATTGCGTGGCCGGTGCGGCCACGGCGGGGGCGGGTGTCGGTCCGCAAAAGTTGAACTACATTCTCGGCATCACGAAGGCGTACTGCACGCGTGTCGGTTCGGGTCCGTTCCCGAGCGAACTGTACGACGCGGACAACGCGAGCCGCCAGGAACAGATCGGTCTGACGCTGGCTACCGTTGGCAAGGAATTCGGCTCGGTCACGGGCCGTCCGCGTCGCACGGGCTGGCTCGACGCGGCCGCGCTACGTCGCTCGATCCAGATCAACGGTGTGTCGGGTCTGTGCATGACGAAGCTCGACGTGCTTGACGGTGTCGATGAAGTAAAGCTGTGCGTGGGCTACAGGATAGATGGCAAGGAAGCTGACATCCTGCCGCGCGGTGCGTCGGAAGTGGCGCGCTGCGAACCGGTTTACGAGACGTTCGGCGGCTGGAAGGAAAGCACCGTAGGCATCAAGGAATGGGACAAGCTGCCTGCCAACGCGCGCGCCTACCTGACGCGCGTGCAGGAAGTGGCCGGCGTGCCGATCGACATGGTGTCGACGGGTCCGGACCGCGACGAAACCATTCTCCTTCGTCATCCGTTCAAGGTTTAA
- the hflK gene encoding FtsH protease activity modulator HflK, with protein sequence MNDYNKRSTWLRLRATLSMNDPRWGRGDGNGDRQRPNEPNRPQNGKDGEGPPDLDEMWREFNQRLSRVFGRKSGGSGGSDRRPDNGRGARIGVGIVIGVLIAIWLGSGVFVVQEGQAAVVSQFGRYRDTSGQGVHWRLPYPFESHEMVNIGQVRSVEIGRNNVVRMANVKDASMLTHDGDIVDVRFAVQYQVRKPTDYLFRSVDPDLAVTQAAQAAVREIVGARSMDDILYQDREVIRQQLNDSIQHSLDEFHTGLAVTGVTIQGVTPPEQVQSAFDDAAKARQDRERAKRDAQAYVNELLPRAQANAARLIDDAKAYSDRVIAQAQGDAERFKQVYEQYSKAPAVIRTRMYLDAMQHIYSNTTKLFVDSKSGNNTLSLSLDKLIDQTRQRGTEAAAAGAPAGSAAAPQSASGAAAVAPASGAPVASAASEAAAASDTFRSRDTFRSRGRDEELQ encoded by the coding sequence GTGAACGATTACAACAAGCGGAGTACCTGGCTGCGGCTGCGCGCCACGCTTTCGATGAACGATCCGCGCTGGGGCCGGGGAGACGGCAATGGCGACCGGCAGCGTCCGAACGAGCCGAACCGTCCGCAGAATGGAAAGGACGGTGAGGGTCCACCTGATCTCGACGAAATGTGGCGTGAATTCAACCAGCGGCTGAGCCGCGTGTTCGGGCGCAAGAGCGGTGGCTCGGGCGGCAGTGACCGTCGTCCGGACAACGGCCGCGGCGCGCGTATCGGTGTCGGTATTGTGATTGGCGTGCTGATCGCAATCTGGCTGGGCAGCGGTGTGTTTGTCGTCCAGGAAGGCCAGGCCGCAGTCGTCTCACAGTTCGGCAGGTATCGCGATACCTCGGGTCAGGGTGTGCACTGGCGCTTGCCCTATCCGTTTGAATCCCACGAGATGGTCAACATCGGGCAGGTGCGGTCGGTGGAAATCGGCCGCAACAATGTCGTGCGCATGGCCAACGTGAAGGATGCATCGATGCTCACGCACGATGGCGATATCGTTGATGTGCGTTTCGCCGTGCAGTACCAGGTGCGAAAGCCCACCGACTATCTGTTCCGCAGCGTCGATCCCGACCTCGCGGTCACGCAGGCCGCGCAGGCGGCGGTGCGCGAGATCGTGGGCGCTCGTAGTATGGACGACATCCTCTATCAGGATCGCGAAGTAATCCGTCAGCAGCTCAACGACTCCATCCAGCATTCGCTTGATGAATTCCATACGGGTCTCGCCGTGACCGGTGTGACGATCCAGGGCGTGACACCGCCGGAGCAGGTTCAGTCGGCATTCGATGACGCCGCGAAGGCGCGTCAGGATCGCGAGCGCGCGAAGCGCGACGCGCAGGCCTATGTCAACGAGCTGTTGCCGCGTGCGCAGGCCAATGCGGCGCGCTTGATCGACGACGCGAAGGCGTACAGCGACCGTGTCATTGCCCAGGCGCAGGGCGACGCGGAACGGTTCAAACAGGTCTACGAGCAATACTCGAAGGCGCCCGCGGTGATCCGTACACGCATGTATCTGGACGCAATGCAGCATATCTACTCGAACACGACGAAGCTCTTTGTAGACAGCAAGTCCGGCAATAATACGCTGAGCCTGTCTCTCGACAAGCTGATCGACCAGACTCGCCAGCGCGGGACGGAGGCAGCCGCAGCCGGTGCGCCAGCCGGTTCGGCAGCAGCGCCGCAATCCGCGAGCGGCGCGGCCGCGGTTGCGCCCGCGTCAGGCGCCCCGGTGGCGAGCGCGGCCAGCGAAGCCGCTGCGGCAAGCGATACGTTCCGCTCGCGCGATACATTCCGTAGTCGCGGCCGCGACGAAGAGCTGCAATAA
- a CDS encoding potassium transporter Kup, with amino-acid sequence MTDTNHGHRQPLPSLAIAAIGVVFGDIGTSPLYSLKEAFSPSHGIPLNDASILGVISLMFWAIIIVVSIKYVLFVMRADNNGEGGVLALMALSLRSFDPRSKAAGLLMMLGIFGACMFYGDAVITPAISVISAVEGLEVAAPKLSHLVLPLTMVVLVLLFWIQRHGTATVGRLFGPIMVLWFVTLAVLGVTHIAQSPGVIAALNPAYAFRFMSAHVLQAYVVLGSVVLVLTGAEALYADMGHFGAKPIRMAWYALVMPSLVLNYFGQGALLMHDPKTIENPFFLLAPDWALLPLVILSTVATVIASQAVISGAYSLTSQAIQLGYVPRMKILHTSELAIGQIYVPVVNWMLLFIILCIVLAFKSSDNLAAAYGIAVTATMVITTVLACVVMVKVWNWNKILVALIIAAFMTVDLGFFGANLLKVEEGGWLPLGIGALLFFLLMTWFKGRMIVKERTAADGIPLMPFLQGLLAHPPHRVSGTAIYLTGSDSLVPVSLLHNLKHNKVLHERTIFLTFITRDIPYVKDEERVTVKDFGGGLYLVSAAYGFNETPDVKAVLLDVGRTHDMTFEMMDTSFFLARETVVPTQLPGMSVWRERVFAWMHQNAAKPTDFFSIPANRVVELGTKIEI; translated from the coding sequence ATGACAGATACCAACCACGGGCACCGGCAGCCTTTGCCCTCGCTCGCAATTGCGGCAATCGGTGTCGTCTTCGGCGACATTGGCACCAGCCCGCTGTATTCGCTCAAGGAAGCGTTCTCCCCGTCGCATGGGATCCCGCTCAATGACGCGTCGATTCTCGGTGTCATCTCCCTGATGTTCTGGGCGATCATCATCGTGGTCTCGATCAAGTACGTGCTCTTCGTGATGCGCGCCGACAACAACGGCGAAGGCGGCGTACTCGCGTTGATGGCGCTGTCGCTACGATCATTCGATCCGCGCAGCAAGGCGGCGGGTCTCCTGATGATGCTCGGTATCTTCGGCGCCTGTATGTTCTACGGCGATGCCGTGATCACACCGGCGATTTCCGTGATCTCGGCGGTCGAAGGGCTCGAGGTTGCTGCGCCCAAGCTGTCGCATCTGGTGTTGCCGCTTACGATGGTCGTCCTCGTGCTGCTGTTCTGGATCCAGCGGCACGGCACCGCCACGGTGGGGCGGCTGTTCGGGCCGATCATGGTGCTGTGGTTCGTGACGCTTGCCGTGCTCGGCGTGACGCATATTGCGCAGTCGCCCGGGGTGATTGCTGCATTGAATCCCGCTTACGCATTCAGATTCATGTCGGCGCATGTCCTGCAGGCCTACGTGGTGCTGGGCTCCGTCGTGCTCGTGCTGACCGGCGCCGAAGCCTTGTACGCCGATATGGGCCACTTCGGCGCAAAGCCGATTCGCATGGCCTGGTATGCGCTCGTGATGCCGTCGCTGGTGCTGAACTATTTTGGCCAGGGCGCGCTTCTGATGCACGACCCGAAAACGATCGAAAATCCGTTCTTCCTGCTCGCACCGGATTGGGCGTTGCTACCACTCGTCATTCTGTCGACGGTGGCGACGGTGATCGCGTCGCAGGCGGTGATCTCCGGCGCGTATTCGCTGACGAGCCAGGCCATCCAGCTTGGCTACGTGCCGCGGATGAAGATCCTCCACACGTCGGAGTTGGCGATCGGCCAGATCTATGTGCCGGTCGTGAACTGGATGCTGCTTTTCATCATCCTGTGCATCGTGCTTGCCTTCAAGAGTTCGGACAACCTCGCGGCCGCGTACGGTATCGCGGTCACAGCGACGATGGTCATCACCACCGTGCTTGCCTGCGTCGTGATGGTGAAGGTGTGGAACTGGAACAAGATTCTGGTTGCACTGATCATCGCGGCCTTCATGACGGTCGATCTCGGGTTTTTCGGCGCAAATCTGCTGAAGGTCGAGGAGGGCGGCTGGCTGCCACTCGGCATCGGTGCGCTGCTGTTCTTCCTGCTGATGACCTGGTTCAAGGGCCGCATGATCGTGAAGGAGCGCACGGCCGCCGACGGTATCCCGCTGATGCCGTTCCTGCAGGGCCTGCTCGCACACCCGCCGCACCGCGTGTCAGGCACCGCGATCTATCTGACCGGCAGCGATTCGCTGGTGCCGGTGAGTCTGCTGCACAATCTGAAGCACAACAAGGTGCTGCACGAGCGCACGATTTTCCTGACCTTCATCACGCGTGACATTCCATACGTAAAAGACGAGGAGCGCGTGACGGTGAAAGATTTCGGCGGTGGGCTGTATCTCGTGAGTGCCGCATACGGTTTCAATGAGACGCCTGATGTGAAGGCCGTGCTGCTCGACGTTGGCCGTACGCACGACATGACGTTCGAAATGATGGACACGTCGTTCTTCCTCGCCCGCGAAACGGTCGTGCCCACGCAATTGCCGGGCATGTCGGTGTGGCGTGAGCGCGTGTTCGCCTGGATGCATCAGAACGCCGCGAAGCCGACCGATTTCTTTAGTATTCCGGCCAATCGTGTCGTCGAACTCGGGACCAAAATCGAGATCTGA
- a CDS encoding phosphoribosyltransferase has protein sequence MTQGVPMIAMKDPRNDDKNLWVGWDEYHRLIELLALAVHESGWKFDKILCLARGGLRVGDQLSRIYDLPLAILATSSYREAAGTEQGELDIAQYITMTRGELSGNVLLVDDLVDSGVTLARVQQHLKERYPAITAVRSAVLWYKGCSKVTPDYHVQYLPTNPWIHQPFEEWDTVRPHNLGAWIKRGTAQDSTPKA, from the coding sequence ATGACGCAGGGTGTGCCCATGATTGCGATGAAAGATCCGCGCAACGACGACAAGAATCTTTGGGTCGGCTGGGATGAGTACCATCGTCTCATCGAGCTTCTGGCACTCGCTGTGCACGAATCTGGCTGGAAGTTCGACAAGATCCTGTGTCTTGCACGCGGCGGTCTGCGCGTCGGTGACCAGCTGTCGCGTATTTACGACCTGCCGCTGGCGATTCTCGCGACGAGTTCGTATCGCGAAGCCGCGGGCACGGAGCAGGGCGAGCTCGACATCGCGCAGTACATCACGATGACGCGCGGCGAGCTGTCGGGCAACGTGCTGCTGGTCGACGATCTCGTCGATTCGGGTGTGACGCTGGCGCGTGTCCAGCAGCATCTGAAGGAGCGCTATCCGGCCATTACGGCGGTGCGTTCCGCGGTGCTCTGGTACAAGGGCTGTTCAAAGGTGACGCCCGACTATCACGTGCAGTATCTGCCGACAAATCCGTGGATTCACCAGCCTTTCGAGGAATGGGATACGGTTCGTCCGCACAATCTCGGTGCCTGGATCAAGCGCGGAACCGCGCAGGATTCCACGCCGAAAGCGTGA
- a CDS encoding ATP phosphoribosyltransferase regulatory subunit, whose protein sequence is MSTWLLPENIADVLPSEARKIEELRRRLLDRFRAYGYEMVMPPLLEYLESLLTSGGSDLNLRTFKLVDQLSGRTLGLRADITPQVARIDAHLLNRQGVTRLCYAGNVLHTRPRGLHATREQVQIGAEIYGHAGLEADLEIQQLMLDALRLSGLAKVRLDLCHAGVLAALTGKDPAAASLGETLYEALAGKDVPRLAELTADLAPVTRDALRVLPTLYGDATVLADARARLPDMPEIARALDDLAFLAAQVDGAEVMIDLADLRGYAYHSGVMFSAYVDGVPNAVARGGRYDHVGQAYGRARAATGFSLDLREVARISPVEARSSAILAPWQHDDALRASVAALRDAGEVVIQALPGHDHDLDEFACDRVLVERNGAWVVEARS, encoded by the coding sequence ATGTCGACCTGGTTACTTCCCGAGAATATTGCCGATGTGCTGCCGTCGGAGGCCCGCAAGATTGAAGAGTTGCGCCGCCGGCTGCTGGACCGCTTTCGTGCGTACGGCTACGAAATGGTCATGCCGCCCCTTCTCGAATATCTCGAGTCGCTACTGACGAGCGGTGGCAGCGATCTGAACCTGCGTACGTTCAAGCTCGTAGACCAGTTGTCGGGCCGTACGCTCGGGCTGCGGGCCGACATCACGCCGCAGGTCGCGCGGATCGACGCGCATCTGCTGAACCGTCAGGGCGTGACGCGCCTTTGTTACGCAGGCAACGTGCTGCATACGCGCCCACGCGGCTTGCACGCAACCCGCGAACAGGTCCAGATCGGGGCGGAAATCTATGGTCACGCCGGTCTCGAGGCGGATCTTGAAATCCAGCAGCTTATGCTCGACGCGCTGCGTCTGTCCGGGCTCGCGAAGGTGCGGCTCGACCTCTGTCACGCGGGCGTGCTGGCGGCGCTGACCGGCAAGGATCCGGCTGCGGCTTCGCTTGGCGAAACACTGTACGAGGCGCTCGCAGGCAAGGATGTGCCGCGCCTCGCGGAACTGACGGCGGATCTCGCGCCCGTCACGCGCGACGCCTTGCGGGTCCTGCCGACGCTGTACGGCGACGCGACAGTGCTCGCCGATGCGCGTGCGCGCTTGCCGGACATGCCCGAAATCGCCCGCGCACTTGACGATCTCGCGTTTCTCGCGGCACAGGTCGACGGCGCGGAAGTCATGATCGATCTGGCCGACCTGCGCGGCTATGCCTATCACAGCGGCGTGATGTTCTCGGCCTACGTTGACGGTGTGCCGAATGCGGTGGCGCGCGGCGGCCGTTACGACCACGTTGGCCAGGCCTACGGGCGGGCGCGTGCCGCGACCGGATTTTCGCTCGATCTGCGCGAAGTCGCGCGTATTTCGCCGGTCGAAGCACGCAGCAGCGCCATTCTGGCGCCCTGGCAGCATGACGACGCGCTCCGTGCGAGCGTTGCCGCATTGCGCGATGCTGGCGAAGTCGTGATTCAGGCGTTGCCGGGCCACGACCACGATCTCGATGAATTCGCGTGCGACCGCGTACTGGTCGAGCGCAACGGTGCCTGGGTCGTCGAAGCCCGTTCCTGA